One segment of Etheostoma cragini isolate CJK2018 chromosome 23, CSU_Ecrag_1.0, whole genome shotgun sequence DNA contains the following:
- the prkcq gene encoding protein kinase C theta type isoform X2: MSPFLRIGFSSFEMDPGLAYHEEVLNPYCAVYMKEAIDTEKGQVHKQKKPTMYPPWSTTFDAHVHRGRIMHVMVKDRTAELKSEATVALDSLATRCKKENGKLEIWLELKPQGRLLMEAKYYLEKSDAAGQTEGDPESEPEREGLFALHQRRGAIKQAKVHVVKCHEFSATFFPQPTFCSVCKEFVWGLNKQGYQCRQCNAAIHKKCIDKVIAKCTGSAINSKETMIHKERFKIDMPHRFKVYNYKSPTFCEHCGTLLWGLAKQGLKCEECSMNVHHKCQKKVANLCGVNQKLMAEALAMIECKQQARSTRESEIIGREGPVGVGQPGVVRAPSGLVTGVPATATPANKDYQGVSWDGPTDIGRSITEALTEEPLYAVPRKEHQPKFTIDDFVLHKMLGKGSFGKVFLAELKNSGHFYAVKALKKDVVLMDDDVECTMVERRVLSLAWENPFLTHLYCTFQTKENLFFVMEYLNGGDLMFHIQNCHKFDLHKATFYAAEIICGLQFLHSKGIIYRDLKLDNVLLDSEGHIKIADFGMCKENMQDESRTATFCGTPDYIAPEILLGQKYNSSVDWWSFGVLLYEMLIGQSPFHGRDEEELFQSIRTDNPVYPRWLTKDSKDILIKLFVREPEERLGVKGNIRQHSFFSSTDWNSLEQRKVAPPFKPTLTSPSDCSNFDKEFINEKPRLSCADRTLINSVDQTMFRNFSFVNPGMARNAAR, translated from the exons aAAAGGGCCAAGTGCACAAGCAGAAGAAACCCACCATGTACCCGCCATGGAGCACCACATTTGATGCCCACGTCCACCGTGGTCGCATCATGCACGTGATGGTGAAGGACCGCACGGCAGAGCTGAAGTCTGAGGCCACGGTGGCTCTGGACTCGCTGGCAACGCGATGCAAGAAGGAGAACGGCAAGCTGGAGATCTGG CTGGAACTGAAGCCACAGGGCCGCCTGCTGATGGAGGCCAAATACTATCTGGAGAAGAGTG ACGCTGCAGGTCAGACTGAGGGAGACCCAGAGTCCGAACCAGAGAGGGAGGGTCTGTTTGCCCTCCATCAGAGGCGAGGTGCCATCAAACAGGCTAAAGTCCACGTTGTCAAATGTCACGAGTTCAGCGCCACGTTCTTCCCTCAACCGACCTTCTGCTCCGTCTGCAAGGAGTTTGTCTG GGGTCTTAACAAGCAGGGTTACCAGTGCAGAC aGTGCAACGCAGCcattcacaaaaaatgtatagacAAAGTAATCGCTAAATGCACGGGTTCAGCCATTAACAGCAAAGAAACAATG ATCCACAAGGAGCGCTTCAAGATCGACATGCCCCACAGGTTTAAGGTCTACAACTACAAAAGTCCCACTTTCTGTGAACACTGCGGTACTCTGCTGTGGGGGCTTGCCAAGCAGGGGCTCAAATGTGAGG AATGTAGCATGAACGTCCATCATAAATGCCAGAAGAAAGTAGCCAACCTCTGTGGGGTCAACCAAAAACTGATGGCTGAAGCTCTGGCTATGATCGAGTGTAAACAGCAG GCCAGAAGTACCAGAGAAAGTGAAATCATTGGTCGAGAAGGCCCAGTAGGTGTTGGCCAGCCGGGCGTGGTCCGAGCTCCGTCTGGGTTAGTAACGGGTGTCCCAGCCACAGCTACACCTGCAAACAAAG ACTATCAGGGTGTGTCATGGGACGGACCGACCGACATCGGCAGGTCGATCACTGAGGCGCTGACCGAAGAGCCTCTGTACGCTGTTCCCAGGAAGGAGCACCAACCCAAATTCACCATCGATGACTTTGTCCTGCACAAGATGCTTGGGAAAGGCAGCTTTGGCAAG GTGTTTTTAGCCGAGCTGAAAAACAGCGGGCACTTTTACGCCGTGAAGGCTCTAAAAAAGGATGTGGTGCTGATGGACGATGATGTCGAGTGCACCATGGTGGAGAGGAGGGTCCTCTCTCTTGCCTGGGAAAACCCTTTCCTCACACACCTTTACTGCACCTTCCAGACCAAG GAGAACCTGTTCTTTGTGATGGAGTATCTGAATGGAGGGGATCTCATGTTCCACATCCAGAACTGCCACAAGTTTGACTTGCACAAGGCCAC CTTCTATGCAGCTGAGATCATCTGTGGGCTCCAGTTCCTGCACTCTAAAGGAATTAtttacag GGATCTGAAGCTGGATAATGTGCTGCTGGACTCTGAGGGTCATATCAAGATAGCAGACTTTGGCATGTGTAAGGAGAACATGCAGGACGAGTCACGCACCGCCACCTTCTGCGGGACACCAGACTACATCGCTCCAGAG ATCCTGCTGGGTCAGAAGTACAACAGCTCAGTGGACTGGTGGTCGTTTGGAGTGCTGCTGTACGAGATGCTGATCGGCCAGTCTCCGTTCCACGGCCGCGATGAAGAGGAGCTGTTTCAATCCATACGTACTGACAACCCGGTTTACCCCCGCTGGCTCACCAAAGACTCCAAGGACATTCTGATCAAG ctgtttgtGAGGGAGCCCGAGGAGCGCCTGGGAGTGAAGGGAAACATCAGACAGCACAGTTTCTTCAGCAGCACTGACTGGAACTCCCTGGAACAACGGAAGGTGGCGCCGCCCTTCAAGCCAACATTA ACGTCGCCCAGTGACTGCAGTAACTTTGACAAAGAGTTTATCAACGAGAAGCCCCGGCTGTCGTGTGCCGACCGGACGCTCATCAACAGCGTTGACCAGACGATGTTCAGAAACTTCTCCTTTGTCAACCCGGGGATGGCTCGCAACGCAGCACGATGA
- the prkcq gene encoding protein kinase C theta type isoform X1: MSPFLRIGFSSFEMDPGLAYHEEVLNPYCAVYMKEAIDTEKGQVHKQKKPTMYPPWSTTFDAHVHRGRIMHVMVKDRTAELKSEATVALDSLATRCKKENGKLEIWLELKPQGRLLMEAKYYLEKSDAAGQTEGDPESEPEREGLFALHQRRGAIKQAKVHVVKCHEFSATFFPQPTFCSVCKEFVWGLNKQGYQCRQCNAAIHKKCIDKVIAKCTGSAINSKETMIHKERFKIDMPHRFKVYNYKSPTFCEHCGTLLWGLAKQGLKCEECSMNVHHKCQKKVANLCGVNQKLMAEALAMIECKQQADAGPTFCQARSTRESEIIGREGPVGVGQPGVVRAPSGLVTGVPATATPANKDYQGVSWDGPTDIGRSITEALTEEPLYAVPRKEHQPKFTIDDFVLHKMLGKGSFGKVFLAELKNSGHFYAVKALKKDVVLMDDDVECTMVERRVLSLAWENPFLTHLYCTFQTKENLFFVMEYLNGGDLMFHIQNCHKFDLHKATFYAAEIICGLQFLHSKGIIYRDLKLDNVLLDSEGHIKIADFGMCKENMQDESRTATFCGTPDYIAPEILLGQKYNSSVDWWSFGVLLYEMLIGQSPFHGRDEEELFQSIRTDNPVYPRWLTKDSKDILIKLFVREPEERLGVKGNIRQHSFFSSTDWNSLEQRKVAPPFKPTLTSPSDCSNFDKEFINEKPRLSCADRTLINSVDQTMFRNFSFVNPGMARNAAR, translated from the exons aAAAGGGCCAAGTGCACAAGCAGAAGAAACCCACCATGTACCCGCCATGGAGCACCACATTTGATGCCCACGTCCACCGTGGTCGCATCATGCACGTGATGGTGAAGGACCGCACGGCAGAGCTGAAGTCTGAGGCCACGGTGGCTCTGGACTCGCTGGCAACGCGATGCAAGAAGGAGAACGGCAAGCTGGAGATCTGG CTGGAACTGAAGCCACAGGGCCGCCTGCTGATGGAGGCCAAATACTATCTGGAGAAGAGTG ACGCTGCAGGTCAGACTGAGGGAGACCCAGAGTCCGAACCAGAGAGGGAGGGTCTGTTTGCCCTCCATCAGAGGCGAGGTGCCATCAAACAGGCTAAAGTCCACGTTGTCAAATGTCACGAGTTCAGCGCCACGTTCTTCCCTCAACCGACCTTCTGCTCCGTCTGCAAGGAGTTTGTCTG GGGTCTTAACAAGCAGGGTTACCAGTGCAGAC aGTGCAACGCAGCcattcacaaaaaatgtatagacAAAGTAATCGCTAAATGCACGGGTTCAGCCATTAACAGCAAAGAAACAATG ATCCACAAGGAGCGCTTCAAGATCGACATGCCCCACAGGTTTAAGGTCTACAACTACAAAAGTCCCACTTTCTGTGAACACTGCGGTACTCTGCTGTGGGGGCTTGCCAAGCAGGGGCTCAAATGTGAGG AATGTAGCATGAACGTCCATCATAAATGCCAGAAGAAAGTAGCCAACCTCTGTGGGGTCAACCAAAAACTGATGGCTGAAGCTCTGGCTATGATCGAGTGTAAACAGCAG GCCGATGCTGGTCCTACCTTTTGTCAGGCCAGAAGTACCAGAGAAAGTGAAATCATTGGTCGAGAAGGCCCAGTAGGTGTTGGCCAGCCGGGCGTGGTCCGAGCTCCGTCTGGGTTAGTAACGGGTGTCCCAGCCACAGCTACACCTGCAAACAAAG ACTATCAGGGTGTGTCATGGGACGGACCGACCGACATCGGCAGGTCGATCACTGAGGCGCTGACCGAAGAGCCTCTGTACGCTGTTCCCAGGAAGGAGCACCAACCCAAATTCACCATCGATGACTTTGTCCTGCACAAGATGCTTGGGAAAGGCAGCTTTGGCAAG GTGTTTTTAGCCGAGCTGAAAAACAGCGGGCACTTTTACGCCGTGAAGGCTCTAAAAAAGGATGTGGTGCTGATGGACGATGATGTCGAGTGCACCATGGTGGAGAGGAGGGTCCTCTCTCTTGCCTGGGAAAACCCTTTCCTCACACACCTTTACTGCACCTTCCAGACCAAG GAGAACCTGTTCTTTGTGATGGAGTATCTGAATGGAGGGGATCTCATGTTCCACATCCAGAACTGCCACAAGTTTGACTTGCACAAGGCCAC CTTCTATGCAGCTGAGATCATCTGTGGGCTCCAGTTCCTGCACTCTAAAGGAATTAtttacag GGATCTGAAGCTGGATAATGTGCTGCTGGACTCTGAGGGTCATATCAAGATAGCAGACTTTGGCATGTGTAAGGAGAACATGCAGGACGAGTCACGCACCGCCACCTTCTGCGGGACACCAGACTACATCGCTCCAGAG ATCCTGCTGGGTCAGAAGTACAACAGCTCAGTGGACTGGTGGTCGTTTGGAGTGCTGCTGTACGAGATGCTGATCGGCCAGTCTCCGTTCCACGGCCGCGATGAAGAGGAGCTGTTTCAATCCATACGTACTGACAACCCGGTTTACCCCCGCTGGCTCACCAAAGACTCCAAGGACATTCTGATCAAG ctgtttgtGAGGGAGCCCGAGGAGCGCCTGGGAGTGAAGGGAAACATCAGACAGCACAGTTTCTTCAGCAGCACTGACTGGAACTCCCTGGAACAACGGAAGGTGGCGCCGCCCTTCAAGCCAACATTA ACGTCGCCCAGTGACTGCAGTAACTTTGACAAAGAGTTTATCAACGAGAAGCCCCGGCTGTCGTGTGCCGACCGGACGCTCATCAACAGCGTTGACCAGACGATGTTCAGAAACTTCTCCTTTGTCAACCCGGGGATGGCTCGCAACGCAGCACGATGA